A window of the Oscillospiraceae bacterium NTUH-002-81 genome harbors these coding sequences:
- a CDS encoding site-specific integrase: MDVTSTNTSTLLFCDYYKQWITIYKEGAIRPITMQKYHMAHHWLEKLIPELPLCGLDRFAYQKLLNDYALSHERQTTMDFHHHLKCAILDAVDEGLLPKDPTRKAIIKGKTPGEKKPKYLNQYELHKLLDDLDLHTEINLDWLLLLIAKTGMRFSEALALTPKDFDFSRQMLSVSKTWDYKGDGGFLPTKNQSSIRKIPLDWQTVIQFAELIKPLPEEKPIFVKNKVYNSTVNALLARHCRKANIPLITVHGLRHPYVKPTTKKIYNFF, translated from the coding sequence ATGGATGTAACCTCAACCAACACCTCTACCCTTTTATTCTGCGATTATTACAAACAATGGATCACCATCTATAAAGAAGGAGCTATCCGTCCCATAACCATGCAAAAATATCACATGGCACATCACTGGCTTGAAAAACTCATTCCTGAGCTTCCTTTATGCGGCCTGGATCGCTTTGCATATCAAAAACTTCTCAATGACTATGCCCTTTCACATGAGCGCCAGACGACCATGGATTTTCACCATCATCTCAAATGTGCCATCCTCGATGCCGTAGATGAAGGCCTACTTCCAAAAGACCCCACCCGAAAAGCAATCATCAAAGGGAAAACGCCTGGAGAAAAGAAACCCAAGTATCTGAACCAGTATGAACTCCACAAATTACTTGACGATCTGGATTTACATACAGAAATCAATTTAGACTGGCTTCTTCTCCTGATTGCCAAAACCGGCATGCGTTTTTCAGAAGCACTGGCTCTTACTCCAAAAGATTTCGACTTTTCCCGTCAAATGCTTTCCGTTTCCAAAACATGGGACTATAAAGGAGACGGGGGATTTCTTCCCACCAAGAATCAATCTTCCATCCGAAAAATCCCGTTAGACTGGCAAACCGTCATCCAATTCGCAGAACTCATCAAACCGTTGCCTGAAGAAAAACCCATTTTTGTGAAAAATAAAGTTTATAATTCTACTGTAAATGCGCTTCTCGCCAGGCATTGCCGCAAGGCCAACATCCCTTTGATCACCGTGCACGGGTTGCGGCACCCGTATGTCAAGCCCACGACAAAAAAAATTTATAACTTTTTTTGA
- a CDS encoding cysteine desulfurase family protein, translating into MEIYLDNSATTKCFPEVAQVVMKTMLEDYGNPSSMHQKGVDAEKYMRDTRSVIASNLKVQEKEIFFTSGGTESDNLALIGVAMANQRAGKHLITTQIEHPAVLETMKYLETQGFSVTYLPVDHDGIVELDALRAAMTPETILVSVMFVNNEIGSVQPIEEISKIVKMVNPQALLHVDAVQAYGKYRIYPKRMGIDLLAFSGHKIHGPKGIGVLYISSAAKVRNINYGGGQQKGMRSGTDNVPGIAGLGEAVKEIYTDFDSHIDKLYALKQLFVEGVQKLDEVWVNGRTGRDSAPHVVSVTFPGIRSEVLLHALEDKGIYVSSGSACATNKPAVSATLKAIGMPKEGLDSTLRFSFSVFTTEEEIRETLSALNELVPMLRRYRRS; encoded by the coding sequence ATGGAAATATATCTGGATAATTCCGCCACCACGAAATGTTTTCCGGAGGTGGCGCAGGTGGTGATGAAAACCATGCTGGAGGATTACGGCAACCCGTCCTCCATGCATCAGAAGGGCGTGGACGCGGAGAAATACATGCGGGACACCCGTTCGGTCATCGCTTCCAACCTGAAAGTGCAGGAGAAAGAAATCTTTTTCACTTCCGGCGGCACGGAATCAGACAATCTGGCGCTCATCGGCGTGGCCATGGCCAATCAGCGGGCCGGGAAGCACCTGATCACGACACAGATCGAGCATCCGGCGGTGCTGGAGACGATGAAATATCTGGAAACCCAGGGCTTTTCTGTGACCTACTTGCCGGTGGATCACGACGGCATTGTGGAGCTGGATGCCCTGCGGGCGGCCATGACGCCGGAAACCATTCTCGTGTCGGTGATGTTTGTGAACAATGAGATCGGTTCCGTGCAGCCCATTGAGGAGATTTCTAAGATTGTGAAAATGGTCAATCCCCAGGCGCTGCTCCATGTGGATGCGGTGCAGGCCTACGGCAAATACCGGATTTATCCCAAGCGGATGGGCATTGATCTGCTGGCTTTTTCTGGGCACAAGATCCACGGCCCCAAGGGCATCGGCGTGCTTTACATTTCTTCTGCGGCAAAGGTGCGGAATATCAATTACGGCGGCGGCCAGCAGAAGGGGATGCGTTCCGGGACGGACAATGTGCCGGGCATCGCAGGCCTCGGGGAAGCGGTAAAAGAGATTTATACAGATTTCGACAGCCATATCGACAAGCTGTATGCGCTGAAGCAGCTGTTTGTGGAAGGGGTACAGAAGCTGGATGAGGTGTGGGTCAACGGCCGCACCGGCCGGGACAGTGCGCCCCATGTGGTGAGTGTGACCTTTCCGGGCATCCGCAGCGAGGTGCTGCTCCATGCCCTGGAGGATAAGGGCATTTATGTGTCCTCCGGTTCTGCCTGTGCCACCAACAAACCGGCGGTCAGCGCCACGCTGAAAGCCATCGGCATGCCAAAGGAGGGGCTGGATTCCACCCTGCGGTTCAGTTTTTCCGTATTTACCACAGAAGAAGAGATTCGGGAAACGCTGTCAGCTTTGAACGAGCTGGTGCCCATGCTGCGACGGTATCGCCGTTCCTAG
- the prmA gene encoding 50S ribosomal protein L11 methyltransferase — protein MKWKKFTLKTLAEAEDIVIATLAEAGIEGVEIEDKVPLTEKDKEQMFVDILPDAPDNDGIAYLNFYLEEDADVDAILPGVQEALEELRQFMDIGEASIAASETEDKDWINNWKQYFKQFYVDDLLIIPSWEEIRPEDQGRPVIHIDPGTAFGTGMHETTQLCIRQLKKYVRPGDEILDVGCGSGILSIAAVKFGAGHAVMTDLDPCAITATKENMEVNGIGEAQYDVMIGNLIDDKAVQDQVGYEKYDIVAANILADVLVPLTPVIVHQMKKGGIYITSGIIDEKETVVVEAVKAAGLEVVEVNHQGEWVSVTARKN, from the coding sequence ATGAAGTGGAAAAAATTTACGCTGAAGACACTGGCGGAAGCGGAGGATATCGTCATTGCCACACTGGCGGAGGCCGGCATCGAGGGTGTGGAGATCGAGGATAAAGTACCGCTGACGGAGAAGGACAAGGAGCAGATGTTTGTGGACATTCTGCCGGATGCGCCGGACAATGACGGTATTGCTTACCTGAACTTTTATCTGGAGGAGGATGCGGACGTGGATGCGATCCTTCCCGGGGTGCAGGAGGCGCTGGAGGAGCTGCGCCAGTTCATGGATATCGGAGAGGCCAGCATTGCGGCGTCTGAGACAGAGGATAAGGACTGGATCAACAACTGGAAGCAGTATTTTAAGCAGTTTTACGTGGACGATCTGCTGATCATTCCGTCCTGGGAGGAGATCAGACCGGAGGATCAGGGCCGCCCGGTGATCCACATTGATCCGGGTACCGCTTTTGGCACGGGCATGCATGAGACGACCCAGCTGTGTATCCGTCAGCTGAAAAAATATGTCAGGCCCGGGGATGAGATTCTGGATGTGGGCTGCGGCAGCGGCATTTTGTCCATCGCAGCAGTGAAATTCGGCGCCGGTCATGCGGTGATGACGGATCTGGATCCCTGCGCCATCACAGCAACGAAGGAGAATATGGAGGTCAATGGCATCGGCGAGGCGCAGTATGACGTGATGATCGGCAACCTGATCGATGACAAAGCGGTGCAGGATCAGGTGGGCTATGAGAAATATGACATTGTGGCAGCCAATATTCTGGCGGACGTGCTGGTACCGCTGACACCGGTGATCGTGCACCAGATGAAGAAGGGCGGTATTTATATCACTTCCGGTATTATTGATGAGAAGGAAACCGTTGTGGTGGAGGCCGTGAAAGCTGCCGGCCTGGAAGTGGTGGAAGTGAACCACCAGGGCGAGTGGGTGTCTGTGACAGCCAGAAAGAATTAA
- a CDS encoding recombinase family protein — MRNYVIALYIRLSVEDFKTESLSIPNQKLILREKAMSLPEWDNSEILEFIDNGHTGTNFERPAVQELLTMVQAGKINCIIVKDLSRFGRNSIETGYFIERVFPLYHTRFISVSDDFDTANFKGDTGGIDIAFKYLISECYSRDMSMKTKSAKYAKMRRGEYQSVICPYGYRKSADGRMEPDEDVAPNVQMIFQWASEGNTAAEITRKLYAMNIPTPGEYRKLKGKDYYNVSRTNGVWSTSTVLRILEDQRYIGTYVIGKRKVKEIGSRHTQLKDESEWFKIPNHHPAIVSVDLFEKANASIKRFSLSNKKPRDYLLRGKVFCGCCDHAMSLRNGAWFYCRHSEVAETLSCHGVRIKMADLEQVVFETIRAQMCPALGIDSNKDKLDLQTVQQAEHEEKLRSIQDSKRHLYEQYALGEIGLETYRTRKAVYDTELVQAKNVHAVITAQTKQIKSDYEIKLKQQEIVQEVGNANMLTKALIDRLINKVYVFPGERIEIEYATQDFLETKESEKEV, encoded by the coding sequence GTGCGCAACTATGTGATTGCCCTTTATATCCGTCTTTCTGTGGAAGATTTCAAAACCGAAAGTTTGAGCATACCAAATCAAAAACTGATTCTTCGTGAAAAAGCTATGTCTCTGCCGGAATGGGATAACAGTGAGATTTTGGAATTTATTGACAACGGTCATACAGGGACAAACTTTGAGCGTCCGGCGGTGCAGGAACTTTTAACAATGGTTCAGGCCGGAAAGATCAACTGTATTATTGTAAAAGACCTTTCCCGATTTGGACGTAACAGCATTGAAACCGGCTATTTTATTGAGCGGGTATTTCCTCTTTACCACACCCGTTTTATTTCCGTCAGTGATGATTTTGACACAGCTAATTTCAAAGGTGATACTGGAGGGATTGATATTGCTTTCAAGTATCTTATTAGCGAGTGTTATAGCCGAGATATGTCCATGAAAACCAAAAGTGCAAAATACGCAAAGATGCGTCGTGGGGAATATCAGAGTGTCATCTGTCCTTACGGCTATCGCAAGAGTGCAGACGGACGTATGGAACCGGACGAGGATGTTGCCCCGAATGTGCAGATGATATTTCAATGGGCGTCTGAAGGCAACACCGCAGCCGAGATCACAAGAAAACTGTATGCCATGAATATCCCCACCCCTGGGGAATATCGCAAACTTAAAGGCAAGGACTATTACAATGTTTCCCGAACAAACGGCGTTTGGAGTACATCAACGGTCCTGCGTATTTTAGAAGATCAAAGATATATCGGTACCTATGTAATTGGCAAGAGAAAGGTAAAAGAGATTGGCAGCCGACATACACAGTTAAAGGATGAAAGTGAGTGGTTCAAAATACCGAACCATCATCCGGCTATTGTAAGTGTGGATCTATTTGAGAAAGCCAATGCTTCAATCAAGCGTTTCTCTCTGTCAAATAAAAAGCCGCGTGATTATCTGCTCCGTGGTAAGGTATTCTGTGGATGCTGCGATCATGCAATGTCTCTACGAAATGGTGCGTGGTTTTATTGCCGTCATTCCGAGGTGGCTGAAACGCTTTCTTGTCATGGTGTGCGCATAAAGATGGCAGATCTGGAGCAGGTTGTATTTGAAACAATTCGGGCTCAAATGTGTCCGGCATTGGGAATTGATAGCAATAAGGATAAATTGGATTTGCAGACAGTCCAGCAGGCCGAACATGAAGAAAAACTCCGTTCTATTCAAGACAGCAAGCGGCATCTTTATGAGCAGTATGCACTCGGAGAGATTGGTTTGGAAACCTATCGAACACGAAAAGCGGTTTATGACACGGAACTGGTACAAGCCAAAAATGTTCATGCTGTCATTACTGCACAGACAAAGCAGATAAAAAGTGATTATGAGATTAAGCTGAAACAACAGGAAATTGTGCAGGAAGTCGGAAACGCCAACATGCTGACAAAAGCTCTGATTGACCGGCTTATCAACAAAGTTTACGTCTTTCCAGGAGAGCGGATTGAGATTGAATATGCAACACAGGATTTCTTAGAAACTAAGGAATCCGAAAAGGAGGTATAA